The following is a genomic window from bacterium.
AGGAGCTCATGATGCGTGTTGCGGGAGATGCCGCTCTGCAGCGGGCAACCGATATTCTTCTTGGTCTGCAGGCGGTGGGGGGGTATGGACAAGATTAACCCTCCGATCATTACGATCAGATCCGGTCAGATCGATCATAAGGCCGTTCGCGCGGCCGTAGAAGCCCTACATACCGGGGCCTTGATCATTTTGCCGACCGAGACTGTTTACGGAGTTGCGGCTGATCCTAGGGTGCCTGGGGCTGAGGACCGGATCTATGAGGCCAAAGGGCGCGAGCGTAGCAAGCCGCTGCCCATGATGGCAGCCTCGCTAAAAGCTGTTGAGGCTACGGGCGCTGAGTTATGTCCCGCGGCGAGGCGGCTAGCCTGCCGTTATTGGCCTGGCCCACTGACGCTGGTGGTGAACTGTGGTTCTCGGGTAGAAGGCTTTCGAGTACCCAATCATCCAGTCGCGCTGGCCATTTTGCAGGCGGTAGGTGGTTTATTGCGTGTGACCAGCGCCAATCAAAGCGGTGAGCCTTCTGCGCTCACTGCGGCATCTGCCTTACAGGCGTTAGGTCAGCATGTGGCACTCGTTCTGGATGCTGGTTCCGCCAGATTGGGTATGGAAAGTACGGTGGTGGATGCGACGGGGGACACCTTGAAGATTCTCAGGCAGGGGGCACTACCAGCCAAGGCCATTCTGTCGCGACCAAAAGTGTGGCTGGTTTGTACGGGGAATACGTGTCGCAGTCCTATGGCCGAGTATTTATTGCGTCACTGGCTGGGGCCTGCGCCCCAATGGGAAGTGGCGTCAGCTGGCGTATCGGCACTGGATGGGCAGCGGGCAAGTGAGTGTGCGATTCAGGTCATGCAGGAAAAAAAGCTGGATTTGGCTTCGCATAGGAGCCGGAAACTGACTGAGGCCCTCATTGACGATGCAGACCTCATTGTGGTAATGACGGAGGCGCATAAGCGGGCAATTTTGCATCGTTTTCCATGGCTTGACGACCGCGTGGTGCTATTGAATACGTTCAGTTCTGCACACCCCGGGGAAGATGTTCCTGATCCATTTGGAATGTCGCTGGCCGTCTATCGTGCAATTCGGGATGAGATTGATGCGGCAATGCCTGATTTGCTGTTGCATTTACATGGGTTGTATCACAAGTGATCTAGAGTGGAACGGACGGGAAAGGGTTATGATGAAAATAGCGATTGGTGCGGATCATGGCGGTTTTGAACTTAAAGAGACGCTTAAGGCGGAGTTGAAAAAACACAGGATCGCTGTTGAGGATGTGGGGTGTTACAGCGTGGAAGCCGTGGATTATCCTGACTATGCCCGGGCTGTCGCCGTTATGGTTTCTGAAGGGCTTGTGGATCAGGGAATCCTGATTTGTCGAACGGGTCTGGGGATGAGCATGGCGGCCAACAAGTTTCCCCGTGTCAGGGCAGCGTTGTGTCTGAATCCCGAGATGGCGATTGCCGCGCGCACTCATAATGATGCTAACGTTCTCGTCTTCGGCAGCGATATGGAGACGCCTGCAGCAGCCATGGCGACATTAGATGCCTGGCTCAAGGCTGTATTTGCAGGCGAAGATCGGCATCAGCGACGTGTGGATAAGATTGGTTCCGCAAAAGGGGCGGCTTTGGAGGCGGCTTCCATCGCGGAGACGGATAGTGAGATCTACCTCGCAATCAAAAATGAAGAAGAGCGTGAGCTGAAAACGCTGGACTTGATTGCCTCTGAAAACTATGCCAGTCGCGCGGTTCGTGAAGCCCAGGGTTCGGTTATGACCAATAAGTATGCCGAAGGGTACCCCGGGAAGCGTTACTATAACGGTTGTGAGTTTGTGGATGTGGCCGAGCGGCTGGCGATTGAGCGGGCTAAGGCCTTGTTTGGCGCGGAACATGTCAACGTGCAGCCGCACTGTGGAAGTTCGGCTAACATGGCGGTATATTTTTCTGTTCTCCAGCCGGGCGATACCATTCTGGCTATGAGTCTTGCTCATGGAGGCCATCTGACTCACGGACATAAAATCAATTTCTCGGGACGGTTCTTCAACTTCATTCCGTATGGGGTCAGCCAGAAGACAGAAATGATTGATTATGATGAAATCGCGGAACTGGCGCTCAAGCATAAGCCCAAAATGGTGGTTGCAGGCGCCAGTGCCTATGCCCGTGTGCTCGATTTCAAGCGGCTTCGTGAAATCGCGGATAGCGTGGGGGCTATGCTCATGGTCGATATGGCGCATATCGCAGGCTTGATCGCAGCCGGAGTGCATCCTAGTCCGGTTCCGTATGCTGACTTTGTCACGACCACCACGCATAAAACGCTCCGGGGGCCCCGCAGTGGAATGGTGCTATGTAGGGCAAGTTACGCCGCCGGGATTGATAAACAGGTTTTTCCCGGTCTGCAGGGCGGTCCCTTGATGCACACCATTGCGGCCAAGGCGGTTTGCTTTAAAGAGGCGATGTCGCCGGAATTCAAACAATATCAAAAACAGGTCGTTAAGAATGCCAAGGCGTTGGCTGCGTATCTTGCCAAGCATGAGTTACGAATTGTGTCGGGAGGAACCGATAATCACCTGATGCTGGTCGATCTGACCTCCAGTGGCATTACGGGAAAAGACGCTTCGATCGCCCTCGAGAAGGCGGGTATGATTGTAAATAAAAATGCCATTCCGTTTGACGTTCGGCCTCCGGCTGTCACTTCGGGAATTCGCATTGGGACGCCCGCCATCACCACGCGGGGTATGAAGGAACCTGAGATGGAACGACTGGGCGGCTGGATTGTGGATGCGATTAAACATCAGGCTGATGAAAGTGCCCTGGCGCGAATCAAGGCGGAGGTGGTGTCCACTGCGGTGACGTTTCCCGTCCCGTAAAACGATCTGATAGGGGGGCGGGTATGATTCTTCGTGACCTGAATACGGGTGAAATGGCGGCCGTTGAGGCCATCGGCGTATCGCGGATGTTTACGACTGGCGACGCTATTATTCGTGAGGGGGAAGCAGGGTCGTCCTTTTTTTTTGTTCTCGATGGCAGGGTGGAAGTCCGTAAAAGTATCGGACTGGATAAGCATAAGAAATTGGTCGAACTGGGCTCCCTGGACATTTTCGGTGAGGTCTGCTTCCTCGGGGTTGAGTCGCGCTCGGCCAGTGTCGTGGCCTTGGAATTGACGCATGTGCTGGAGTTTTCGCGGGATGCGTTCGAGAAATTGATCGCGGTGAAGCCTGCGATTGGATTGAAATTGTATCGCGGGATTGCCTGTGAATTGGCGCGGCGACTAG
Proteins encoded in this region:
- a CDS encoding L-threonylcarbamoyladenylate synthase — its product is MDKINPPIITIRSGQIDHKAVRAAVEALHTGALIILPTETVYGVAADPRVPGAEDRIYEAKGRERSKPLPMMAASLKAVEATGAELCPAARRLACRYWPGPLTLVVNCGSRVEGFRVPNHPVALAILQAVGGLLRVTSANQSGEPSALTAASALQALGQHVALVLDAGSARLGMESTVVDATGDTLKILRQGALPAKAILSRPKVWLVCTGNTCRSPMAEYLLRHWLGPAPQWEVASAGVSALDGQRASECAIQVMQEKKLDLASHRSRKLTEALIDDADLIVVMTEAHKRAILHRFPWLDDRVVLLNTFSSAHPGEDVPDPFGMSLAVYRAIRDEIDAAMPDLLLHLHGLYHK
- the rpiB gene encoding ribose 5-phosphate isomerase B; protein product: MMKIAIGADHGGFELKETLKAELKKHRIAVEDVGCYSVEAVDYPDYARAVAVMVSEGLVDQGILICRTGLGMSMAANKFPRVRAALCLNPEMAIAARTHNDANVLVFGSDMETPAAAMATLDAWLKAVFAGEDRHQRRVDKIGSAKGAALEAASIAETDSEIYLAIKNEEERELKTLDLIASENYASRAVREAQGSVMTNKYAEGYPGKRYYNGCEFVDVAERLAIERAKALFGAEHVNVQPHCGSSANMAVYFSVLQPGDTILAMSLAHGGHLTHGHKINFSGRFFNFIPYGVSQKTEMIDYDEIAELALKHKPKMVVAGASAYARVLDFKRLREIADSVGAMLMVDMAHIAGLIAAGVHPSPVPYADFVTTTTHKTLRGPRSGMVLCRASYAAGIDKQVFPGLQGGPLMHTIAAKAVCFKEAMSPEFKQYQKQVVKNAKALAAYLAKHELRIVSGGTDNHLMLVDLTSSGITGKDASIALEKAGMIVNKNAIPFDVRPPAVTSGIRIGTPAITTRGMKEPEMERLGGWIVDAIKHQADESALARIKAEVVSTAVTFPVP
- a CDS encoding cyclic nucleotide-binding domain-containing protein, whose product is MILRDLNTGEMAAVEAIGVSRMFTTGDAIIREGEAGSSFFFVLDGRVEVRKSIGLDKHKKLVELGSLDIFGEVCFLGVESRSASVVALELTHVLEFSRDAFEKLIAVKPAIGLKLYRGIACELARRLACVDGELRDALIWALGDMKFPVDPSLVASQRKLSLTPLKNTAGPTAKIVVV